The following is a genomic window from Capnocytophaga stomatis.
TTGGGTTCGTGATATTCCATTAAAAGACCCTGATTTTAGAGATGTAGGTCAGATTTTTGATCCTTGGATATATCTTTCTCATATTGCGTCTCTTACGAAAACCATCAAAATAGGAATAGCAAGCTTAGTGTTGCCTTTACGCCATCCGTTACACGTAGCAAAAGCTTCAGCAAGTTTGGACGTTCTTTTCCCGAATCGTTTTCATATGGGAGTAGCATCAGGTGACCGCCCTATTGAGTATCCTGCTTTTAATCAGCCTTTTGGATTAAGAAGCACTCGAGTATTTGAGCATATGCAGATGTTAAGAAATTTTTGGTCAAAGGAATTTCCTCATTACAATAACGATTATGGCATTCTTATGAACAAATCGGGCGATGTGATTCCCAAGCCTTTGAAAAGAAATATTCCTATGTACGTTACGGGGCATATTGGGGGAGTTAATTTGGAATGGATTGCGAAAAATTCTGACGGATGGATTTACTATCCGCGTGATTTTGCTCTCACAGGGAAAGTTGTTAAAAATTGGATAGAAACTCTGGAAAAAGAAGGACAACCTCGAAAACCCTACATTCAATCCATATACATTGACCTTATGGAAGACCCTGATTTCAAACCCGTTAATATTAATTTGGGCTTTCGATTAGGTAGAAATTACCTGATTGATATGTTTTTGACTTTAAGGAAAATAGGTGTCAATCACATAATGTTAGTCCTGAAATACAGTTCACGCCCAGTAGATGTTGTTTTAGAAGAAATTGGGAGAGAGGTTCTCCCTCAACTAAAGAGAACTTTTTAGCAACCGAAAAATTATCCAACTTTTTAAATAAGAAACTATGACTATCACTCAATTTCAGTACGTTTTAGCTGTTGCAAAATACAAAAATTTTACCACCGCAGCCGAGAATAGTTTTGTAACTCAGCCTACTTTAAGTATGCAAATCCAAAAATTGGAGGAGGAATTAGGCGTAATTATTTTTGACAGAAGCAAAAAACCGCTACAGATTACTGAAATTGGTCAGCAAATCATCAAACAAGCACAAGTTATTATTAATGAATCTGATAGAATGAATGATATTGTTGCTCAACAAAAGGGGGTTATTGGTGGAGAATTCCGCGTGGGAATAATTCCTACGGTTTCCCCTACTCTACTGCCGATGTTTTTGGCTAATTTCATTCATAAATATCCGAAAGTTTGTTTAAAAATTGAAGAACAAAACACTGAAAGTATCCTACAAAAAGTTGAAGAGGGCTCTTACGATGCCGCTATTTTGGCAACTCCTTTGAATCATCCTAACATAGTTGAAAAACCACTTTATTACGAACCTTTTGTAGCGTATATACCTGATAATCACAGACTACAAGCAAATAAAACTATTTATTCGGAAGATTTGGATGTCAATGATATTTTAATGTTAGAAGACGGACATTGCTTCAAAGAAAGCGTTTTAAATATATGCAATCAAGATATCGTTGAGTCCAAGA
Proteins encoded in this region:
- a CDS encoding hydrogen peroxide-inducible genes activator, with translation MTITQFQYVLAVAKYKNFTTAAENSFVTQPTLSMQIQKLEEELGVIIFDRSKKPLQITEIGQQIIKQAQVIINESDRMNDIVAQQKGVIGGEFRVGIIPTVSPTLLPMFLANFIHKYPKVCLKIEEQNTESILQKVEEGSYDAAILATPLNHPNIVEKPLYYEPFVAYIPDNHRLQANKTIYSEDLDVNDILMLEDGHCFKESVLNICNQDIVESKKYFQLKSGSFETLIRLANEGLGMTLIPYLHSLELKENEKKHIHPFAEPHPAREISLIYHKNELKSQTINALYEVISGVIRGAIAFHNVKIISPTRRK
- a CDS encoding TIGR03571 family LLM class oxidoreductase, with amino-acid sequence MLDAYNLSIGLLLPIEAYEGSVPKMENQIRLIQLAESYGFDTVWVRDIPLKDPDFRDVGQIFDPWIYLSHIASLTKTIKIGIASLVLPLRHPLHVAKASASLDVLFPNRFHMGVASGDRPIEYPAFNQPFGLRSTRVFEHMQMLRNFWSKEFPHYNNDYGILMNKSGDVIPKPLKRNIPMYVTGHIGGVNLEWIAKNSDGWIYYPRDFALTGKVVKNWIETLEKEGQPRKPYIQSIYIDLMEDPDFKPVNINLGFRLGRNYLIDMFLTLRKIGVNHIMLVLKYSSRPVDVVLEEIGREVLPQLKRTF